One genomic window of Lynx canadensis isolate LIC74 chromosome F2, mLynCan4.pri.v2, whole genome shotgun sequence includes the following:
- the PCMTD1 gene encoding protein-L-isoaspartate O-methyltransferase domain-containing protein 1 isoform X2, producing MKILLKVGGILVMPIEDQLTQIMRTGQNTWESKNILAVSFAPLVQPSKNDNGKPDSVGLPPCAVRNLQDLARIYIRRTLRNFINDEIQAKGIPQRAPPKRKRKRVKQRINTYVFVGNQLIPQPLDSEEDEKMEENNKEEDEKDHSDAMKPEEPPQNLLREKIMKLPLPESLKAYLTYFREK from the exons ATGAAAATCTTACTGAAAGTTGGAGGCATTCTGGTCATGCCTATAGAAGATCAG TTAACACAAATTATGCGAACTGGACAAAACACTTGGGAAAGTAAAAATATCCTTGCTGTTTCATTTGCTCCACTTGTACAACCAAGTAAGAATGATAATGGCAAACCAGATTCTGTAGGACTCC ctcccTGTGCTGTCCGGAATCTCCAAGACTTGGCTCGCATTTATATCCGACGTACACTTCGAAATTTCATAAATGATGAGATACAGGCCAAGGGGATTCCTCAGAGGGCTCcacccaaaaggaaaagaaagagggttAAACAGAGAATCAATACTTACGTATTTGTGGGTAATCAGCTTATCCCTCAGCCTCTAGACAGTGAGgaggatgagaaaatggaggagaaTAACAAAGAAGAGGACGAGAAAGATCACAGCGATGCCATGAAGCCAGAGGAACCACCTCAGAATTTACTGAGAGAAAAAATCATGAAACTCCCTCTCCCTGAATCTTTAAAGGCTTACTTGacatattttagagaaaaataa